The following are encoded together in the Fodinibius salinus genome:
- the thrC gene encoding threonine synthase has protein sequence MATATTNYELKCVANGHINSAEETTTYCTQCDSVLWVDYDESSEDIQYPLEQLVPDPIKTNPTSLKELDRLSEKYGAAIFGKLEFEHPTGCFKDRGSYIEVQKAMELDADAICLASTGNMAASVAAYACYFNIPCFVFVPEKTTEAKLAQATIYDANIIRIKGSFSTCEQLCREFAKSGNYYLAGDFVFREEGQKSFTYELMDQGGEDIDYIFIPIGCGTNFGAIYKGYKEMKAAGSIDKIPKFVGIQPEQSSPVVEGIFKKEKIVKEQVQTMASSVAVPDPVDFYKVLDGIDNTDGMAMTVTEDEILDALKELAVQEGQFVEPAGAIPLAAFKKHNEKFRDKNCLFVMTGTGFKDTKVVAKHSLSSPVLSPDLDKVINYVNSGFIEMQKESWGKSRDTFMANLKMDEDHERLYNEYVSKINKKGKTLTNNEIEVLQSLVFDEDIDLEYPAEVLDYKLTMRKHGLVHAKVKLALQDREVITEAKGVGPIDAILSGIRSETDNILPLQVDNHEVDILSPDTDSLVMVTLTLSNEGQQWVSKGASPDTLEAVIQAFTKGLAIATKSTSRING, from the coding sequence ATGGCAACTGCAACAACAAATTACGAGCTGAAATGTGTAGCTAATGGGCACATTAACTCAGCCGAAGAAACTACCACCTATTGCACCCAATGCGACAGTGTACTCTGGGTAGATTACGATGAATCCTCTGAGGACATTCAGTACCCCCTGGAACAGTTAGTGCCCGATCCCATAAAGACCAATCCTACTTCACTAAAAGAACTTGACCGACTGTCTGAAAAGTATGGTGCAGCTATTTTCGGAAAGCTCGAATTTGAGCACCCTACCGGGTGTTTTAAAGATCGCGGCAGCTATATTGAAGTGCAAAAAGCCATGGAGCTGGATGCTGATGCTATCTGCCTGGCATCTACAGGAAATATGGCAGCCTCAGTAGCAGCTTATGCCTGCTATTTTAATATACCCTGCTTTGTTTTTGTACCCGAAAAAACGACTGAGGCCAAACTGGCCCAGGCAACTATTTACGATGCCAACATCATTCGTATCAAAGGATCATTCAGCACTTGTGAACAACTGTGCCGTGAGTTTGCAAAATCAGGCAACTACTATTTGGCCGGTGATTTCGTATTCCGCGAAGAGGGACAAAAATCATTTACCTATGAATTGATGGACCAGGGCGGAGAAGATATTGACTATATTTTTATACCTATCGGCTGTGGAACCAACTTTGGCGCTATCTATAAGGGATACAAAGAAATGAAAGCGGCTGGAAGTATCGATAAGATTCCCAAATTTGTAGGTATCCAGCCTGAGCAAAGTTCACCCGTTGTTGAGGGTATCTTTAAAAAAGAAAAGATCGTCAAAGAACAGGTACAAACTATGGCTAGCTCAGTTGCCGTACCTGACCCAGTGGATTTCTACAAGGTGCTGGATGGCATCGATAATACTGACGGCATGGCCATGACAGTGACGGAGGACGAAATCCTGGATGCGCTAAAAGAACTAGCTGTGCAAGAAGGACAATTCGTAGAACCTGCCGGCGCCATTCCCTTGGCAGCCTTTAAAAAACACAATGAAAAATTTCGAGACAAAAATTGCCTGTTTGTAATGACCGGCACCGGTTTTAAGGATACCAAGGTAGTCGCTAAACATTCGCTCAGCTCTCCGGTACTTTCACCTGACCTCGACAAGGTTATTAATTACGTAAATTCGGGTTTTATTGAGATGCAAAAGGAATCCTGGGGCAAATCGCGGGATACTTTTATGGCCAACCTCAAGATGGACGAAGACCATGAACGGTTGTATAACGAATACGTCTCAAAAATAAATAAGAAAGGAAAGACGCTGACTAACAATGAAATTGAGGTACTGCAGTCCCTCGTTTTTGATGAAGATATTGATCTCGAATACCCCGCAGAAGTGCTTGACTATAAATTGACAATGCGCAAGCACGGCCTGGTGCATGCAAAAGTTAAGCTGGCCCTGCAGGATCGGGAAGTTATCACCGAAGCCAAAGGCGTGGGACCTATTGATGCCATCCTTTCCGGCATCCGATCAGAAACTGATAATATCTTACCACTTCAAGTTGATAACCACGAAGTGGATATTCTTAGTCCTGATACAGATTCGCTGGTGATGGTCACCCTCACCCTTTCCAACGAAGGGCAACAGTGGGTTTCTAAAGGAGCTTCGCCAGATACGCTGGAAGCGGTTATTCAAGCCTTTACCAAGGGATTGGCTATTGCTACCAAATCAACCAGTCGTATAAATGGTTAA
- a CDS encoding DUF2309 domain-containing protein: MKKDAIVDTVRSISDNLIKNWPLYSFVTSNPLSGLEDQPFEQAIEDTRKYLNINGYPSADAFEQAFTQGDIDQDILEKQLQEKGIPLSVDKSLQQMHTFENPENAQTKLDDVNRNLIKWLSVFLDQGSTEWPMPYRDEGFYNSWKKNAQHDHTLPRRDLINTLPDDPLDALQHLLEDVEKNELETILKHHLLTLPGWTGYIKYRMESGNDWQLAFPITLIDYLAVRLTIYTEFGKDFREHQSPSTNTSHKGDNIKSAWLRAMELTYQQKLTKQLTAQSIPENDRDGKRPEAQLVFCIDTRSERIRRTIEQVGDYETFGYAGFFGVAMEYQHPEKNISNKSCPPIVDAKFEAREEIRADQQAAADNFDFYNTLHKAFNEFRFTLKNNIPASFGYVESAGFFYGLSMILRTLFPASVYRLKEKAKRRKGSPEGFSKAKLSTKATSDSGHPDHLSIDQKAQIASAAFDLMGWDTFAPLVVFAGHGSETSNNPFGSSLDCGACAGSKGRHNARILADICNEQKVRMTLAEQHDIHIPKDTLFVAAEHNTTSNGFEFFDQHLPDDKYAQIKELKDKLDDAQHLANKEQFNLADANTTQTLAEAHRRTSDWAETRPEWGLAGNASFIIGPRALTSNLDLQARSFLHSYNWQKDPDGQKLEGILQGPMVVTQWINSHYYFASVDNEFFGSGTKITQNITGNFGVVQGNGGDLKSGLPLESLRENDYQLQHFPLRLSVFIHAPQSRVTPIISEHPDTLGNLIENEWVYLSIIDPTLGNKVIPMSNHSKTLENIR, from the coding sequence ATGAAAAAAGACGCTATCGTAGATACAGTTCGATCAATATCTGATAATTTAATCAAAAATTGGCCCCTGTATTCTTTTGTCACTTCAAATCCATTATCTGGCCTGGAAGACCAGCCTTTTGAGCAAGCTATCGAAGACACCCGCAAGTACTTAAACATCAATGGGTACCCTTCAGCAGATGCATTTGAACAAGCCTTCACCCAGGGTGATATCGATCAGGACATCCTTGAAAAACAGCTACAAGAAAAAGGTATACCGCTTTCGGTTGATAAATCGCTGCAACAAATGCACACATTTGAAAACCCTGAGAACGCCCAGACAAAATTGGATGATGTTAATCGCAATCTGATAAAATGGCTGAGTGTTTTTCTGGATCAGGGATCAACAGAATGGCCCATGCCTTATCGTGATGAAGGATTCTATAATTCCTGGAAGAAGAACGCCCAGCATGATCACACCCTACCCAGACGTGATCTGATTAATACCTTGCCCGATGATCCACTTGACGCTCTGCAACATTTACTGGAAGACGTTGAAAAGAATGAGCTGGAAACCATATTGAAACACCACTTGCTAACACTACCCGGTTGGACCGGATACATCAAATATCGCATGGAAAGTGGCAATGACTGGCAGCTGGCTTTCCCTATTACCCTGATCGACTACCTGGCAGTGCGACTAACAATTTATACAGAGTTTGGAAAAGATTTTCGCGAACATCAGTCTCCCTCAACCAACACCTCTCACAAAGGAGATAACATCAAGTCGGCATGGCTTCGAGCCATGGAGCTGACCTATCAGCAAAAACTTACCAAACAGCTGACCGCCCAGTCGATCCCCGAAAATGATCGTGACGGAAAAAGACCGGAAGCACAACTTGTGTTCTGTATCGATACTCGATCTGAACGGATACGCAGGACAATTGAACAAGTGGGTGACTACGAAACGTTTGGGTATGCGGGATTTTTCGGAGTGGCAATGGAATATCAGCATCCCGAAAAAAATATTAGTAATAAATCGTGTCCACCTATCGTAGATGCCAAATTTGAGGCACGAGAAGAAATACGTGCTGACCAACAAGCAGCAGCTGATAATTTTGATTTCTACAACACCTTGCACAAGGCCTTTAATGAGTTTCGCTTCACGCTAAAAAATAACATCCCGGCATCATTCGGATATGTAGAGTCAGCCGGATTTTTCTATGGATTAAGCATGATCTTGCGAACATTATTTCCCGCCTCAGTGTATCGCCTTAAAGAAAAGGCAAAGCGTCGCAAAGGCTCTCCGGAAGGGTTCAGTAAAGCAAAATTATCAACCAAGGCTACATCTGATTCTGGTCATCCCGATCATTTATCAATCGATCAGAAAGCACAGATTGCTAGTGCGGCATTTGACTTGATGGGATGGGACACCTTTGCTCCACTTGTGGTTTTTGCCGGGCATGGAAGCGAGACGTCAAACAATCCCTTCGGATCAAGCTTGGATTGTGGAGCCTGTGCAGGTAGCAAGGGGCGCCATAATGCGCGCATACTTGCTGATATTTGCAACGAGCAAAAAGTGAGAATGACACTGGCCGAACAACATGATATCCATATTCCCAAAGACACCCTTTTTGTAGCGGCTGAACACAACACCACATCCAATGGGTTTGAATTTTTTGACCAGCACCTACCTGATGATAAGTATGCGCAGATCAAGGAATTGAAAGACAAGCTGGATGATGCTCAACACCTTGCCAATAAGGAGCAATTTAATCTTGCTGATGCAAATACTACACAAACATTGGCTGAAGCTCATCGTCGAACTTCAGATTGGGCTGAAACGCGTCCCGAATGGGGATTAGCCGGCAATGCCTCATTTATCATCGGCCCACGTGCGTTAACATCTAACCTTGATCTCCAAGCACGAAGCTTCCTTCATTCCTATAACTGGCAAAAAGATCCTGATGGACAAAAACTGGAAGGCATTCTTCAAGGACCAATGGTTGTAACGCAATGGATTAATAGCCATTATTATTTTGCCTCAGTCGACAACGAATTCTTCGGAAGCGGGACTAAGATTACACAAAATATTACCGGCAATTTTGGGGTCGTGCAAGGTAATGGCGGCGATTTAAAATCCGGACTTCCCCTTGAATCCCTGAGAGAAAATGATTATCAGCTACAACATTTTCCCCTCCGTCTTTCTGTCTTTATTCATGCCCCCCAGTCACGGGTAACCCCAATCATCTCCGAACATCCGGATACACTAGGCAATCTAATAGAAAATGAATGGGTTTACCTTTCCATAATTGATCCAACATTAGGCAATAAAGTCATCCCCATGAGTAATCACTCAAAAACCTTAGAGAATATACGCTAG
- a CDS encoding proton-conducting transporter membrane subunit — MVDQLSLVMSTAVTLFSSIVLSYSGRYLAGYAYLPKFMLNGLLFSFAVILMVISNHIALFITAWLCMGLLMAKLIGEYTHTEESVGSKRTARNYFLMSAFFLSAGFIWLGYTTGFWHITNIVEASASADPSIIKLGGILLIIAAIIQSALFPFHRWLMSSMTAPTPASALMHAGFVNAGAVLLARVAPILFGSHLLWILVIAGGIGALIGKFSKFMQPNVKQKLACSTTAQMGFMLLECGLGFFAAAITHLILHGFYKAYLFLSSGDAIEQKPVISNEKESWNKWHLPVMLLSGAVGGLIFAFTTGKGLHLDSGLFLNLVIVLTVIHGSRDILKHSSLSRTTRLVTLPAIIIPALLVYAVVFELIDTLLTTIPMIQVATPLSWAQIFIGVLYLISFIVIELKLYKKSSRLYVYMLNVSQPKSNTILH, encoded by the coding sequence ATGGTTGATCAGTTAAGTCTGGTCATGAGCACAGCGGTTACCCTATTCAGCAGTATTGTGCTAAGCTATTCCGGCAGATATTTAGCAGGATATGCTTATCTACCCAAATTTATGTTGAATGGGCTACTGTTTTCCTTTGCAGTTATCCTGATGGTTATCTCGAATCACATTGCCCTCTTTATTACAGCCTGGCTTTGCATGGGTCTTTTGATGGCGAAACTCATTGGGGAATACACGCATACCGAAGAAAGCGTTGGCTCGAAGCGAACTGCCCGAAATTACTTCTTGATGAGCGCGTTTTTCCTGTCAGCCGGTTTTATTTGGCTGGGATACACAACGGGATTTTGGCATATTACCAACATCGTTGAAGCCAGTGCTTCCGCTGATCCATCAATAATTAAACTAGGAGGAATATTATTAATCATTGCTGCCATTATACAATCGGCCCTTTTCCCTTTTCATCGCTGGCTGATGTCTTCAATGACAGCCCCAACTCCGGCTTCCGCTCTGATGCACGCGGGATTTGTGAACGCAGGAGCAGTGCTACTTGCGAGAGTCGCCCCCATTCTATTTGGCAGTCATCTGCTGTGGATACTTGTCATTGCCGGCGGTATCGGGGCGCTTATCGGCAAATTTAGCAAATTTATGCAACCCAATGTAAAACAAAAGCTGGCTTGCTCTACCACTGCTCAAATGGGCTTCATGTTGTTGGAATGTGGCCTGGGATTCTTTGCTGCAGCTATTACGCACTTAATCCTACATGGATTCTATAAAGCCTACCTTTTTCTGTCATCAGGAGACGCCATAGAACAAAAACCGGTAATCAGTAATGAAAAGGAAAGCTGGAATAAATGGCACCTCCCGGTCATGCTGCTCAGCGGAGCTGTAGGCGGGCTCATATTTGCCTTTACCACCGGTAAAGGATTACATCTCGACAGTGGCTTGTTTCTAAACCTAGTTATCGTCCTAACCGTGATACATGGAAGCCGTGACATCCTCAAACATAGCAGCCTATCTCGAACAACGCGACTCGTTACACTTCCCGCAATTATCATTCCGGCATTGCTAGTCTATGCTGTCGTGTTTGAACTGATAGATACTCTACTTACTACAATCCCAATGATTCAAGTTGCTACTCCTCTCAGCTGGGCACAAATATTTATAGGAGTGTTATATCTTATTTCATTCATAGTGATTGAACTCAAACTCTACAAAAAGTCCAGCCGATTGTATGTATATATGTTAAATGTGTCTCAACCTAAATCTAATACGATTCTTCATTAA